A genomic segment from Rubrobacter tropicus encodes:
- a CDS encoding lamin tail domain-containing protein produces MYGLRVPAVVSGVLLSSLALLVSLAPALASPNGVVISELRARGPAGGNDEFVEIFNTSAGDVDVSGYRLQGCAAASGNPSDRTTVPAGTVLDPGDHYLFTNSGSGGYSGAVPGDRTYSTGFTDFQANNASGARLVDASGAVVDGVGSPNSPCREGAGITTPATTGDNSFERRDGGRQDTEDNAADFVGPKAGGPQNLSGAGAPGPEITKIHDVQGPGAESPITGRTVTVEGVVTGIDDEIGASFGSGNSIRRFPEDAGIFVQEEPADADQNSETSEGVFVGFVRDRAAYTLGDVVRVNGRVNEKFGHTIISETINREPEKVGTTPVPDPVEIDAARAEGQDPQARPYYESLEGMRVRLAVGTANSGGTNKFGELFVTPGTEQDRVFRTETEPALIATDADAGAGDPDNPFRDPDGSTTEVEADLFDTVSGATGPLLFAFENYRIMVQEDGLPTVTDTGVTYPYEELSPSGPKQFRVASFNVENYFPVGGALDGGNVSQEEFDEKTARLTDATNGRLKRPEVVAVQEVYDLATLRALAASLGGYTAYLEEGNDSRGIDVGFLVKDGVKVEGVTQYGKTATAPDGLDCSDVPGGLFDRPPLAIEVQAKGFGGFTVFSNHFASKAAPDACREAQAAFVRDRVAELEDAGRRSIVAGDLNAFEDESALRTLEDGETSLDNLWDAAPEQERYSFAFQGKLQTLDHVLVTSGLKNRIGDFRYAHFDNDYFERDDQAEPDGHHVSDHDPPVLTLSK; encoded by the coding sequence TTGTACGGTCTGCGTGTTCCGGCGGTCGTGTCAGGTGTCTTGCTCTCGTCGCTCGCGTTGCTCGTCTCGCTCGCGCCGGCGCTGGCGTCGCCCAACGGCGTCGTGATCTCCGAGCTTCGCGCCCGCGGGCCGGCAGGCGGCAACGACGAGTTCGTTGAGATCTTCAACACCTCTGCGGGCGACGTGGACGTATCCGGCTACAGGCTCCAGGGCTGCGCCGCCGCTTCGGGCAACCCCTCGGACCGGACCACGGTCCCGGCCGGCACGGTGCTCGACCCGGGCGACCATTACCTGTTCACCAACTCGGGCAGCGGCGGCTACTCCGGCGCCGTGCCGGGCGACCGGACCTACTCGACGGGCTTCACGGACTTCCAGGCGAACAACGCGAGCGGCGCCCGCCTCGTCGACGCCTCGGGCGCCGTCGTCGACGGCGTTGGTTCCCCGAACAGCCCGTGCCGCGAGGGGGCAGGCATCACGACGCCGGCCACGACCGGCGACAACTCCTTCGAGCGCAGGGACGGCGGCAGGCAGGACACCGAAGACAACGCGGCGGACTTCGTGGGACCGAAGGCGGGGGGGCCGCAGAACCTTTCGGGCGCCGGCGCTCCGGGGCCGGAGATCACGAAGATCCACGACGTCCAGGGCCCGGGAGCCGAATCGCCCATCACCGGCCGGACGGTCACCGTCGAGGGAGTGGTTACGGGGATAGACGACGAGATCGGGGCCAGCTTCGGCTCGGGCAACTCTATCCGCCGCTTCCCGGAGGACGCCGGTATCTTCGTCCAGGAGGAACCGGCCGACGCCGACCAAAACTCGGAGACTTCGGAGGGCGTCTTCGTCGGCTTCGTCCGGGACCGCGCGGCCTACACCTTGGGCGACGTGGTGCGCGTGAACGGCCGTGTGAACGAGAAGTTCGGGCACACGATCATCTCCGAAACCATAAACCGGGAACCGGAGAAGGTCGGCACCACCCCCGTCCCCGACCCGGTCGAGATCGACGCCGCGCGGGCGGAGGGCCAGGACCCGCAGGCCCGCCCGTACTACGAGAGCCTCGAAGGGATGCGCGTTCGCCTGGCGGTCGGCACCGCCAACTCGGGCGGCACCAACAAGTTCGGCGAGCTGTTCGTGACGCCTGGCACGGAGCAGGATCGCGTCTTCCGAACGGAGACCGAGCCGGCCCTCATCGCCACCGACGCCGACGCGGGCGCGGGCGACCCGGACAACCCCTTCCGCGACCCCGACGGCTCCACGACCGAGGTCGAGGCCGACCTCTTCGACACGGTGTCCGGCGCCACCGGCCCCTTGCTCTTCGCCTTCGAGAACTACCGCATCATGGTCCAGGAAGACGGGCTGCCGACCGTAACCGACACCGGTGTCACCTACCCCTACGAAGAGCTCTCCCCCTCCGGCCCGAAGCAGTTCCGCGTGGCCTCTTTCAACGTCGAGAACTACTTCCCCGTCGGCGGCGCGCTCGACGGCGGCAACGTTAGCCAAGAGGAGTTCGACGAGAAGACCGCCCGCCTCACGGACGCCACCAACGGCAGGCTGAAGCGCCCCGAGGTCGTCGCCGTGCAGGAGGTCTACGACCTCGCCACGCTCCGGGCGCTAGCCGCCTCGCTCGGCGGCTACACGGCCTACCTCGAAGAAGGCAACGACTCCCGCGGCATAGACGTAGGGTTCCTCGTCAAAGACGGGGTGAAGGTCGAGGGCGTCACGCAGTACGGCAAGACCGCGACCGCGCCGGACGGCCTCGACTGCTCCGACGTGCCGGGCGGGCTCTTCGACCGGCCGCCGCTCGCCATAGAGGTCCAGGCGAAGGGCTTCGGCGGGTTCACCGTCTTCTCGAACCACTTCGCCTCCAAGGCCGCCCCCGACGCGTGCCGCGAGGCCCAGGCCGCCTTCGTGCGCGACCGCGTCGCGGAGCTAGAAGACGCCGGGAGGCGGTCCATAGTCGCCGGCGACCTGAACGCCTTCGAGGACGAGTCGGCGCTACGGACGCTCGAAGACGGAGAGACGTCCCTGGACAACCTGTGGGACGCGGCGCCCGAGCAGGAGCGCTACAGCTTCGCCTTCCAGGGCAAGCTCCAGACCCTCGACCACGTCCTCGTAACCAGCGGCTTGAAGAACAGGATCGGCGACTTCCGCTACGCCCACTTCGACAACGACTACTTCGAGCGCGACGACCAGGCGGAGCCCGACGGCCACCACGTCTCCGACCACGACCCGCCCGTCCTCACCCTCTCGAAGTAA
- a CDS encoding bifunctional metallophosphatase/5'-nucleotidase, producing MVVTLRAALLPITLALALMLALLAILASGAESKPKPTKPVPEDRTSNIQLLGVNDFHGQLEPTTRRDVPGRTLGGAAYLDAYFDRYEARNPERTIRVHAGDMVGASPLISSYFHDEPSVYAMNEMEMDVGTLGNHEFDEGGEEMLRLINGGQRSDGNQFKDGPDGEPINTSDPDFDGADFPYVAANTEYKDSGETVLPPYKIVKKDGINVGFIGVTTLETPNIVTPDAVAPFDYLDISETVNRYVAELKRKKVETVVVLAHAGGAQTTATEAVGEIVSETQQMSDEVDVVVSGHSHSQLNNRVGNKLIVQAFSLGTAFDAVNMKIDRRTKDVVSSSAEIVNTFNDAIAPDPATAELVAGYKDRIDPIANRVVGTAAENVVRTNNAAGESPLGQLIADAQRDFAGTQLAFMNPGGIRADIAAGEVTYAELFAVQPFDNQVVRLEMTGDQVYRVLEQQFQTDNNGNPRTRILQVSGLEFSYNSTNPAGQRITSVTLPGGTPLDRAATYTVAANSFIATGGDGFTVFKEGQNPNTLGSDLDALEGYIDGLPSPFPAPDPNADPRITKQG from the coding sequence ATGGTAGTTACGTTGCGTGCGGCGCTGTTGCCGATAACGCTCGCGCTGGCCCTCATGCTTGCGCTTTTGGCGATACTGGCCTCGGGCGCGGAGTCAAAGCCGAAACCGACCAAGCCGGTGCCCGAGGACAGGACCAGCAACATCCAGCTCCTCGGCGTAAACGACTTCCACGGCCAGTTGGAGCCGACGACCCGCAGGGACGTTCCGGGCAGGACGCTCGGCGGCGCGGCCTACCTCGACGCCTACTTTGACCGCTACGAGGCCCGGAACCCCGAGCGGACCATCAGGGTCCACGCGGGCGACATGGTCGGCGCTTCGCCCCTGATCTCCTCCTACTTCCACGACGAACCTTCCGTCTACGCGATGAACGAGATGGAGATGGACGTCGGCACCCTGGGCAACCACGAGTTCGACGAGGGAGGCGAGGAGATGCTGCGCCTCATAAACGGCGGCCAGCGCTCCGACGGCAACCAGTTCAAGGACGGCCCCGACGGCGAGCCCATCAACACCTCCGACCCGGACTTCGACGGCGCAGACTTCCCCTACGTAGCCGCCAACACCGAGTACAAGGACTCGGGCGAAACGGTCCTGCCGCCGTACAAGATAGTCAAGAAGGACGGCATAAACGTAGGCTTCATCGGGGTGACGACGCTGGAGACGCCGAACATCGTGACCCCGGACGCGGTGGCGCCCTTCGACTACCTGGACATCTCGGAGACCGTCAACCGCTACGTCGCCGAGCTCAAGAGGAAGAAGGTGGAGACGGTCGTCGTGCTCGCCCACGCGGGCGGCGCGCAGACCACGGCGACGGAGGCCGTCGGCGAGATCGTCTCCGAGACCCAGCAGATGAGCGACGAGGTCGACGTCGTGGTCTCGGGGCACTCCCACTCGCAGCTCAACAACCGCGTCGGCAACAAGCTCATCGTGCAGGCCTTCTCGCTCGGCACCGCCTTCGACGCCGTCAACATGAAGATCGACCGCAGGACCAAGGACGTGGTCTCCTCCTCGGCCGAGATCGTCAACACCTTCAACGACGCCATCGCCCCGGACCCGGCGACGGCCGAGCTCGTCGCGGGCTACAAGGATCGGATCGACCCGATCGCCAACCGTGTCGTAGGTACCGCGGCCGAGAACGTGGTCCGCACGAACAACGCCGCGGGCGAGAGCCCGCTCGGCCAGCTCATCGCGGACGCGCAGAGGGACTTCGCGGGGACCCAATTGGCGTTCATGAACCCGGGCGGCATCAGGGCCGACATCGCGGCCGGGGAGGTAACGTACGCCGAGCTCTTCGCCGTGCAGCCCTTCGACAACCAGGTGGTGCGGCTGGAGATGACCGGGGATCAGGTCTACCGCGTCCTCGAGCAGCAGTTCCAGACGGACAACAACGGCAACCCGAGGACCCGCATCCTCCAGGTAAGCGGCCTCGAGTTCTCCTACAACTCGACGAACCCGGCGGGGCAGAGGATCACATCCGTCACCCTCCCGGGCGGGACCCCGCTCGACCGCGCCGCCACCTACACCGTCGCGGCCAACAGCTTTATCGCGACGGGCGGCGACGGCTTCACGGTCTTCAAGGAGGGCCAGAACCCCAACACCCTCGGCAGCGACCTCGACGCCCTCGAAGGGTACATCGACGGCCTGCCCTCGCCCTTTCCCGCCCCGGACCCGAACGCAGACCCGAGGATAACGAAGCAAGGGTAG
- a CDS encoding endonuclease/exonuclease/phosphatase family protein, with product MQGRGRLGGHVVVAVLAAAMAVVAVMVVATEGGARGSERRDVRVMSYNIHHGEGADGRLDLDRIAGVIRSEKAEVVGLQEVDRFWRRSDFVDQVDYLAEELDMYAAYGANLDLPPDDPSQPRRRYGTAILSKYPIIESGNTFLPRLGTSEQRGLLEALIKVKGAPVRFYNTHLQHNSSEERALQVRAIMEHTKDVEGPQILVGDLNALPGAPELAPLYGRYDDAWTLGGEGPGYTIGAENPNRRIDYVFVTPDVAVRSASVPRTLASDHLPVVAELSVPRKAR from the coding sequence GTGCAGGGTAGGGGAAGGTTGGGGGGGCACGTCGTCGTGGCGGTTCTGGCGGCGGCGATGGCCGTTGTCGCGGTCATGGTCGTGGCGACCGAGGGCGGGGCCCGGGGGTCGGAGCGGCGGGACGTGAGGGTGATGAGCTACAACATTCATCACGGAGAGGGGGCGGATGGCAGGCTCGACCTGGACAGGATAGCCGGTGTGATCCGGTCGGAGAAGGCGGAGGTCGTCGGCCTTCAGGAGGTCGACAGGTTCTGGCGCAGGAGCGACTTCGTTGACCAGGTAGATTACCTGGCCGAGGAACTCGACATGTACGCCGCCTACGGCGCGAACCTCGACCTCCCCCCGGATGACCCGTCACAGCCGCGCCGCCGGTACGGGACTGCGATCCTGAGCAAGTACCCCATCATCGAGAGCGGGAATACCTTTCTGCCCAGGCTCGGCACGAGCGAGCAGCGCGGCCTTCTGGAGGCCCTCATAAAGGTCAAGGGAGCCCCGGTCCGCTTCTACAACACCCACCTGCAGCACAACAGCAGCGAGGAGCGGGCGCTCCAGGTCCGCGCCATCATGGAGCACACGAAAGACGTCGAAGGGCCGCAAATCCTCGTCGGCGACCTGAACGCCCTCCCCGGGGCGCCGGAGCTCGCGCCCCTCTACGGGCGCTACGACGACGCCTGGACCCTCGGCGGCGAAGGCCCCGGCTACACCATAGGCGCCGAGAACCCCAACCGCCGCATCGACTACGTCTTCGTCACACCAGACGTGGCGGTGAGAAGCGCGTCCGTACCCCGGACCCTCGCCTCGGACCACCTGCCGGTCGTCGCGGAGCTCTCCGTGCCGAGGAAAGCCAGATAG
- a CDS encoding metallophosphoesterase family protein, which translates to MKRNRLLLVLMVAVLIASYSAAAVAKPQGSGKPFDVALIGDIPYNALQEVQTARLFEELDREKLAFISHDGDIKSGSSACTDDVYQKELRRFEDSKNPLVYTPGDNEWTDCHRPPNPTPEEADPLNRLDYLRGVFFPDDDSLGRREIELERQNQDYPENARWRRGGVTFATLHVVGSNNNRPTTLPDGSVIGNEEEYQARNAANLEWLAETFDEAEEDGSPAVMLVIQANPFEEDTARPSGFSDFKAALEEEVVAFGKPVVLVLGDSHTFRIDKPVISEERPLNFTRVETFGNPDVHWVRATVDPRDEEVFSFEPEIIEENVAP; encoded by the coding sequence TTGAAGAGGAACCGCCTGTTGTTGGTCTTGATGGTGGCGGTTCTTATTGCCTCCTACTCGGCCGCGGCCGTTGCGAAGCCTCAGGGCTCAGGCAAACCTTTCGACGTCGCCCTGATCGGGGACATCCCCTACAACGCCCTGCAGGAAGTGCAGACAGCGAGGCTCTTCGAGGAGCTCGACCGCGAAAAGCTCGCCTTTATCTCCCACGACGGCGACATCAAGAGCGGCTCCTCGGCCTGCACGGACGACGTGTACCAGAAGGAACTCCGCCGCTTCGAGGACTCGAAGAACCCGCTCGTCTACACGCCGGGCGACAACGAGTGGACGGACTGCCACCGGCCTCCGAACCCGACGCCTGAAGAGGCCGACCCGCTGAACCGCCTCGACTACCTGCGCGGCGTCTTCTTCCCCGACGACGACTCGCTGGGCCGCAGGGAGATAGAACTCGAGCGCCAGAACCAGGACTACCCGGAGAACGCCCGCTGGCGGCGGGGCGGCGTGACCTTCGCCACCCTGCACGTCGTCGGCTCCAACAACAACCGCCCGACCACCCTCCCGGACGGGTCGGTTATCGGGAACGAGGAGGAGTACCAGGCGCGCAACGCGGCCAACCTGGAGTGGCTCGCGGAGACTTTCGACGAGGCGGAGGAGGACGGCAGCCCGGCGGTGATGCTCGTGATCCAGGCCAACCCTTTCGAAGAAGACACCGCCCGGCCATCCGGCTTCTCGGACTTCAAGGCCGCCCTCGAAGAAGAGGTCGTCGCCTTCGGCAAGCCGGTCGTCCTGGTCCTCGGCGACAGTCACACGTTCAGGATAGACAAGCCGGTCATCTCGGAGGAGCGCCCGCTCAACTTCACCCGCGTCGAGACCTTTGGCAACCCGGACGTTCACTGGGTAAGGGCCACGGTGGACCCGCGTGACGAGGAGGTCTTCTCCTTCGAACCGGAAATCATAGAAGAGAACGTCGCGCCGTAG
- a CDS encoding phosphodiester glycosidase family protein, whose product MKLQKGLLCVLAALILGTLGLTSALAAAPNGPAYRDELPLGNPGLKETRTTEQVAPGVTYTRVVRGEESRKDFYTVDVAFEAGRAAAGDVADQLRADGYKARVERVSDRAPDDPAGGPSGYLVRAGRFATQAGADAFGARLTADGYAGTRTVYTGEDGGKTTGPWVVHVLKVDPGLYDGTLAPELATEVVPERELLTGISARTGALAAVNGGYFVIGPNDGTPRDLAGISVLGGGAVSEAVDGRTSLVLPEGDGAGSDVAALSDSYLAASSDGASLPVDGLNRKPGLIRGCGGEGGDNPTEEPKHDFTCTDSSELILFTPLFGANTEPGEGAEAVLDPSGRVTELREGRGGPIPPGGSVLSGTGAGAGWLRAHAAPGATVSVKTTISGEGARLDEGTGVVNGGPRLLRGGEEDITAFAEGFVYPENPEFYYRFGERRNPRTLAGTTPGGDLLLVAVDGRRPGYSVGASFEEGAGIMGALGSDEAVNLDGGGSTGMTVRQGLVTRPSDTTGERPIGDAVVVLP is encoded by the coding sequence ATGAAGCTTCAGAAAGGCCTGCTCTGCGTCCTGGCCGCCCTGATCCTGGGCACTCTAGGCCTGACTTCGGCCCTCGCAGCGGCCCCGAACGGCCCCGCCTACCGCGACGAGCTCCCGCTCGGCAACCCTGGCCTGAAGGAGACCCGGACGACCGAACAGGTGGCGCCCGGCGTCACCTACACGCGCGTCGTACGGGGGGAAGAGTCGAGGAAGGATTTCTATACCGTGGACGTGGCTTTCGAGGCCGGTCGAGCCGCGGCCGGGGACGTAGCGGACCAACTGCGCGCCGACGGCTACAAGGCCCGCGTCGAGAGGGTCTCGGACCGCGCCCCCGACGACCCGGCCGGCGGGCCTTCGGGCTACCTGGTCCGCGCCGGTAGGTTCGCCACCCAGGCCGGGGCCGACGCTTTCGGGGCCAGGCTGACGGCGGACGGCTACGCCGGAACGCGCACCGTCTACACCGGTGAGGACGGGGGGAAGACAACGGGGCCCTGGGTCGTGCACGTCCTGAAGGTCGACCCCGGCCTCTACGACGGCACGCTCGCGCCCGAGTTGGCAACGGAGGTCGTGCCGGAGCGCGAGCTCCTTACGGGCATCTCGGCGCGCACGGGGGCGCTTGCGGCCGTAAACGGCGGGTACTTCGTGATCGGCCCGAACGACGGCACGCCGAGGGACCTCGCCGGCATCTCCGTCCTGGGGGGCGGCGCCGTCAGCGAGGCCGTGGACGGCCGCACGAGCCTCGTCCTTCCCGAAGGCGACGGCGCCGGTTCGGACGTCGCGGCCCTCTCCGACAGCTATCTCGCCGCGTCCTCGGACGGGGCTTCGCTGCCCGTGGACGGTCTCAACCGCAAGCCCGGCCTGATCCGGGGCTGCGGCGGCGAGGGCGGCGACAACCCTACGGAAGAGCCCAAGCACGACTTCACCTGCACGGATTCGTCCGAGCTGATCCTGTTCACCCCCCTCTTCGGCGCGAACACGGAGCCGGGCGAAGGGGCCGAGGCCGTCCTCGACCCCTCGGGCCGCGTTACGGAGCTGCGCGAAGGTCGGGGCGGCCCCATCCCGCCCGGGGGCTCAGTCCTCTCCGGGACCGGCGCAGGCGCCGGCTGGCTCCGCGCCCACGCCGCACCAGGCGCGACCGTCAGCGTGAAGACCACCATCTCCGGCGAAGGCGCGCGCCTGGACGAAGGGACCGGCGTCGTCAACGGGGGCCCGAGGCTCCTGAGAGGCGGCGAGGAGGACATAACCGCGTTCGCCGAAGGCTTCGTCTACCCCGAGAACCCCGAGTTCTACTACCGCTTCGGCGAGCGCCGCAACCCGCGCACGCTCGCGGGGACGACGCCCGGCGGAGACCTGCTGCTCGTCGCCGTGGACGGCAGGCGTCCGGGCTACAGCGTGGGCGCCAGCTTCGAGGAAGGCGCGGGCATCATGGGCGCTCTAGGCTCCGACGAGGCCGTCAACCTCGACGGCGGCGGCTCGACGGGCATGACCGTGCGCCAGGGGCTGGTAACCCGCCCGTCCGACACGACCGGCGAGCGCCCGATAGGCGACGCGGTGGTGGTGCTTCCGTAG
- a CDS encoding ester cyclase, translated as MEVTRVVHAGVSAAGWPRAKLLREPLSWGALAAFLGAGLGLLGTIRRAILGDSFYVDPVVLLLAEVPGFVGEAFAMASLLGAVYLIWNVLGGTGRRLAFVGMASLALLLMGEAVGVASSIYWSTGDRWQGYAAFPFPGLEAAALYAIFFLPPVVLLPFTALALVAREKRIGVLLLCLFSFSLPFGALWFWLFPPDTGTYAEPSTEIFLYLVGWYSAGVSLIEAPLWVLLGLVFLSRARGSALGEAFRIRERENLKSARRLYERGLGLDDASVIDDLVSEDFRDPRRVSCCGKPGMKRVFSALWESYPDLSVSIEEQEAEGNLVRTRLTLSGTDRGGVLWYPPTGRHATFTADFVDRFSDGKLVEHSGRADTEGLLHQLGLTETPAPTEPQS; from the coding sequence ATGGAGGTTACCAGGGTCGTGCATGCCGGGGTATCCGCAGCGGGCTGGCCCCGCGCGAAGCTGCTGAGAGAGCCGCTTTCCTGGGGCGCCCTGGCCGCTTTCTTGGGGGCCGGGCTCGGCCTTCTCGGCACGATTCGGCGGGCTATCCTGGGGGACTCGTTCTACGTAGATCCGGTGGTGCTGCTGCTCGCGGAGGTGCCGGGGTTCGTGGGGGAGGCGTTTGCCATGGCGTCTCTGCTTGGCGCCGTCTACCTGATCTGGAACGTCCTTGGCGGCACGGGGAGACGCCTGGCCTTTGTGGGGATGGCGTCGCTTGCCTTACTGCTGATGGGTGAAGCGGTGGGCGTCGCGTCTTCTATTTACTGGAGCACGGGGGATAGGTGGCAGGGTTACGCGGCGTTCCCGTTTCCGGGCCTGGAGGCCGCGGCTCTCTACGCCATCTTCTTTCTTCCTCCCGTCGTTCTCCTGCCCTTCACGGCGCTCGCGCTTGTGGCCCGCGAGAAGAGGATCGGGGTCCTGCTCCTCTGCCTCTTCTCTTTCTCCCTGCCCTTCGGGGCGCTCTGGTTCTGGTTGTTCCCTCCCGACACCGGCACCTACGCCGAACCTTCTACTGAGATCTTTCTCTACCTCGTGGGCTGGTATTCGGCGGGTGTCAGCCTGATCGAGGCGCCACTCTGGGTCCTGCTCGGCTTAGTGTTTTTGAGCCGCGCCCGCGGCAGCGCGCTCGGCGAGGCGTTCCGCATCAGAGAGAGGGAGAACCTCAAGTCCGCCCGCCGCCTCTACGAACGGGGCTTGGGCCTTGACGACGCCTCCGTCATAGACGACCTCGTCTCGGAGGACTTCCGCGACCCCAGACGCGTTTCATGCTGCGGTAAACCCGGCATGAAACGCGTGTTCTCTGCCTTGTGGGAGAGCTACCCCGACCTTTCCGTCTCCATCGAGGAGCAGGAGGCGGAGGGCAACCTGGTCAGGACGCGCCTGACCCTCTCCGGCACCGACAGGGGCGGCGTCCTCTGGTACCCGCCCACGGGACGGCACGCGACCTTTACCGCGGACTTCGTGGACCGCTTCTCGGACGGCAAGCTCGTCGAACACTCGGGCCGGGCCGACACCGAGGGCCTTCTGCACCAGCTCGGCCTCACAGAAACCCCCGCGCCCACCGAACCCCAGAGCTGA
- a CDS encoding class I SAM-dependent methyltransferase codes for MSTEVTAKREQWQRLFDHVLGNQATWIADIGLKAGLFRAIADAGERGITEGALSEKLGFDQRYVLVWCRGAYAFEFLDWDEQTGYRLAPHMETLLLDPEDPHFMGGRIQFYAALFEDYAAFPELLRAGEIWPRGDHDPFLIEALKNLTKPDCVVLTEHVLPQAPEALASLERGGTMLDVGAGGGYHLAHYAGRFPDARIVGMEIDGPSLDLARRTISEAGLGGRVEVRHGDANELAEEDAYDLVTMSISLHETGGPPEYRNVLGRVRRALKPGGTLAVSELPYPDTPDEYRRSPVYKALAGVQLHEAVVGCGMITKGQLLGLLVETGFSNVRAAEQPLPTRFVVLAER; via the coding sequence GTGTCCACCGAGGTCACGGCCAAACGAGAACAGTGGCAGAGGCTTTTCGACCACGTCCTGGGCAACCAGGCGACCTGGATCGCGGACATCGGCCTGAAAGCCGGGCTGTTCCGCGCCATCGCCGACGCCGGGGAAAGGGGAATTACCGAGGGGGCGTTGTCGGAGAAACTCGGCTTCGACCAACGCTACGTCCTGGTCTGGTGCCGGGGGGCCTACGCCTTCGAGTTCTTGGACTGGGACGAGCAGACAGGTTACAGGCTGGCGCCGCACATGGAAACGCTGCTGCTGGATCCCGAGGACCCGCACTTCATGGGAGGCCGCATACAGTTCTACGCCGCCCTCTTCGAAGACTATGCGGCCTTCCCCGAGCTCTTGCGCGCGGGCGAGATCTGGCCGCGCGGCGACCACGATCCCTTCCTTATAGAGGCGCTCAAGAACCTTACGAAACCCGATTGCGTCGTGCTCACCGAGCACGTGCTGCCGCAGGCTCCCGAGGCGCTCGCGAGCCTGGAGCGGGGCGGTACGATGCTCGACGTCGGTGCCGGTGGCGGGTACCACCTCGCGCACTACGCCGGGAGGTTCCCCGACGCCCGGATCGTCGGCATGGAGATAGACGGCCCGAGCCTGGATCTGGCCCGGCGCACCATCTCGGAGGCCGGCCTGGGTGGGAGGGTCGAGGTTCGCCACGGCGATGCCAACGAGCTTGCCGAGGAGGACGCTTACGACCTGGTCACCATGAGCATCTCGCTGCACGAGACGGGCGGTCCGCCGGAGTACCGGAACGTGCTGGGGCGGGTGCGCCGCGCGCTCAAGCCGGGGGGGACCCTGGCGGTCTCTGAGTTGCCCTACCCGGATACGCCCGACGAATACCGAAGGTCGCCGGTCTACAAGGCGCTGGCCGGGGTGCAGTTGCACGAGGCCGTGGTCGGCTGCGGCATGATCACCAAGGGCCAGCTCCTCGGCTTGCTCGTGGAGACCGGGTTCTCGAACGTTCGCGCGGCAGAACAGCCCCTCCCCACGCGCTTCGTCGTACTGGCGGAGAGATAG
- a CDS encoding alpha/beta fold hydrolase produces MEKIASKDGTPIAYERGGEGTPLVLVHGTSSDHTTTWPFVLPALEERCAVYAVDRRGRGESADSANYSIEREFEDIAAVVDSIGGAVDLLGHSYGALCALEAALLTDKVRGLILYEGDISTPNARILPLEAVERMEALLAEDDRDGVITSLLELAGLSPEEISHLRSQPSWERRLANAHTVPREVRANRDYVFEAPRFEGLASPTLLLVGGESPDHERADAETLARTLPNASITILAGQGHAAILTAPELFVGEVLKFIETL; encoded by the coding sequence GTGGAGAAGATAGCCTCCAAAGACGGAACCCCCATCGCCTACGAGCGCGGCGGCGAGGGAACGCCGTTGGTTCTCGTGCACGGAACCTCCTCCGACCATACCACCACCTGGCCTTTCGTCCTCCCCGCCCTCGAAGAGCGCTGCGCCGTCTATGCGGTCGACCGCCGGGGGCGGGGGGAGAGCGCCGATTCCGCGAACTACTCGATCGAGCGCGAGTTCGAAGACATCGCCGCCGTCGTCGACTCCATCGGCGGAGCGGTCGACCTGCTCGGTCATTCGTATGGGGCCCTTTGTGCCCTCGAAGCCGCTCTCCTCACCGACAAAGTTCGCGGTCTGATTCTCTACGAAGGCGACATCAGCACGCCCAACGCCCGGATCCTCCCCCTCGAAGCCGTGGAGAGGATGGAGGCCCTCCTTGCGGAGGACGATCGGGACGGGGTAATAACATCCCTTCTGGAGCTCGCGGGCCTGTCCCCCGAGGAGATCTCGCACCTGAGGTCGCAACCGTCCTGGGAGAGACGGCTGGCGAACGCGCACACGGTGCCCCGGGAGGTTCGGGCCAACCGCGACTACGTCTTCGAAGCTCCTCGCTTCGAGGGGCTGGCGTCGCCGACCCTGCTGCTCGTCGGCGGTGAGAGCCCCGACCACGAGAGGGCGGATGCTGAGACGTTGGCCCGAACCCTGCCGAATGCCAGCATCACTATCCTGGCCGGCCAGGGGCACGCGGCCATACTCACCGCGCCGGAGTTGTTCGTCGGCGAGGTCTTGAAGTTCATCGAGACGCTTTAG